Sequence from the Longimicrobium sp. genome:
AGCAGGAGCAGGCGCTGGAGAAGGCGCGCGGCGATGCGCGGCGGGCGCAGCTGGACCTGCGCCAGTCCATGGGCGTGCTCGACGGACCGCCGCTGGTGCTCACCGACGCGCCCGCCGCGCTCTTCGACCCCGCGGCGCTGGATGTGCCGGCGCTCGTGTCGCGCGCCTTCGCGAACCACCCGCGCGTGGCGAGGGTGCAGTTGGCCGAGCAGCAGGCCGAGCACCGCCTGGCCGCCGCACAAACCAACCGCTTGCCGCGGCTGAGCGTGGCCGGAAGCGTGGGCCGCAGCCAGAACAACAGCGACTATTCGGGCCTCGTGCAGGTGAACCCGCTGGACCAGGCCGCCGGGCTGAAGTTCGACCTCTCCATCCCGCTCTTCACCCAGTACCAGACGTCGTACCAGATCCACTCCGCCCGCGCCGCGCGCAACGCGGCCCGCGAAGATTCGCGCGCCGAGCGGCTGGCGGTGGAGCGCGACGTGCGCGTGGCCGTGGTGGAGCTGCAGAACGCGCACACCGCCGCGGCGCTGACCGCGCGGGCGCTGGATCTCAACCGCCGCCGGCTGGAGCTGGCGCAGCAGCAGTACCGCGTGGGCGCGCTGACGCTGATGGAGCTGACCGACGCGGTGGAGCGCGCGGCCCGCGCCGAGCGCGACGCGCTGCGCACCCGCTTCGAGTTCGCCGCGGCGCTCGCCACGCTCGACGAGCGTGTGGGCGGCCCCGTGGCGCCCTGACCGGCCGCACCCCTTTCGATCCACCCCGGCACCTCGCCCCATGTCGCTGCCGAGCATCGCCATCCGCCGCCCGGTGGCCGTCGCCATGTTCTTCCTGGGCGTGGTGTTCCTGGGCCTGCTGTCGTTCTTCCGGCTTCCCATCGACCTGCTTCCCGACGTGGCGTACCCGCGCCTCGTGGTGTACACCACCGACCCGGGCGCCGCCCCGGCCGAGGTGGAGCGGTTCATCACCGAGCCGGTGGAGCAGGCCGTCAGCACCGTCCCCGGCGTGCAGGGGGTGGAAAGCGTTACCCGCGAGGGCGCTTCGCTGGTCACCGCGCGCTTCGCGTGGGGCACCGACATGGACTTCGCCGCGCTGAACGTGCGTGAGCGGCTCGACAACATCCGCGACCAGCTTCCCGAGCTGGCCGCCCGCCCCGTGGTGCTGCGCACCGACCCGCGCAGCGAGCCCGTCCTGGCGCTTTCCATTGCCGGCGGGCGAGACCTTCCGGGCCTCAAGGAGCTGTCCGAGTCGGTCTTCAAGCGCCGGCTGGAGCAGATCGACGGCGTAGCGCTGGCCCAGGTGACGGGCGGGGTGGAGCGCGAGATCCACGTGGACGTCGATTCGCGCAAGCTGGAAAGCTTCGGGCTGACCGTGCAGGACGTGGCCACGGCGCTCAAGAACGCCAACGCCGCGGCGCCGGGGGGCACCATCCGCCGCGGACGCTACCGCTACGCGCTCCGCACCCTTGGCGAGCTGCAGGGGGTGGAGGAGATCGCCGCCGTGCCGCTGCGGCGCCAGGGCGCGGGGCTGGATTCCACCGGCGCGCGCGTCCTCCTGCGCGACGTGGCCAC
This genomic interval carries:
- a CDS encoding efflux RND transporter permease subunit, which codes for MSLPSIAIRRPVAVAMFFLGVVFLGLLSFFRLPIDLLPDVAYPRLVVYTTDPGAAPAEVERFITEPVEQAVSTVPGVQGVESVTREGASLVTARFAWGTDMDFAALNVRERLDNIRDQLPELAARPVVLRTDPRSEPVLALSIAGGRDLPGLKELSESVFKRRLEQIDGVALAQVTGGVEREIHVDVDSRKLESFGLTVQDVATALKNANAAAPGGTIRRGRYRYALRTLGELQGVEEIAAVPLRRQGAGLDSTGARVLLRDVATVEDGFRERESLARYNGQESVGLMVFKNADANTVRVARQVDETLAQLRREYPDVKLEVAVSQAGFISDALSNVVQEVILGGIMAFLVLFLFLREARYPVAIALAIPISLIATFAMLHATGVSLNILSLGGMALGVGMLMDNSIVVLENIFRHRELGLRARLAAAAGAEEVQRAITASTITTIAVFGPIVYVEGVAGELLGALAMAVAFSLLASIVVAVTLLPALAAR
- a CDS encoding TolC family protein, which codes for MKALSLFAALLVAAPVAAQAGQDSMPLSLAQAQRTATENNPQYRRAQTELGTAEADLRRARGAFLPIVSLDFGASGGYSRRFTGLDQFGETVVRDEVLESNYSRADQGLSIRSLTLFDGGERLRERRAAQAGYQATEARIGSEEVRVRGEVERRYWEAVRAGQAIALEEALLASARERLESTRALQRVGVRGPIDVLGAEVTVAEQEQALEKARGDARRAQLDLRQSMGVLDGPPLVLTDAPAALFDPAALDVPALVSRAFANHPRVARVQLAEQQAEHRLAAAQTNRLPRLSVAGSVGRSQNNSDYSGLVQVNPLDQAAGLKFDLSIPLFTQYQTSYQIHSARAARNAAREDSRAERLAVERDVRVAVVELQNAHTAAALTARALDLNRRRLELAQQQYRVGALTLMELTDAVERAARAERDALRTRFEFAAALATLDERVGGPVAP